The genomic DNA CCACTTTTATGACGCACACCCCCCTTTATATATGCTATTTTTGAGTGTGCCTTATTATCTTTCCCTCGACCATATAGACAACCATCTCTGCAATATTCGTTGCATGGTCTGCAATTCGCTCAAGGTATTTTGAGATATATGTTATCTTCACTGCCCTCGAAACAGCCCTCGGGTCCTGAATCATAAAAAACAGCAATTCATTGAATATCTGGACAGTGAGGCTATCGACCTCGTCATCCCTTCCAATAACATCATATGCAATTTGAGGGTCCTTTCTTACAAATGCATCGAGCACATCTATAAGCATGCCCCTCGAGATTTCAGCCATCCTCGGTATATCGATATATGGCTTGAGGATTGGCTCCTCGTTAAGCTCTATTGCCCTTTCGCATATATCCTCTGCAAGGTCTCCGATTCTTTCGAGGTCAGTTGTAATCTTCATTGCGGTTATGAGGAATCTCAGGTCTCCTGCCTTTGGCTGTCTGAGAGCTATAAGTCTTGTGCCTTCCTCGTCTATCTCCACATCGAGGGAGTTTATCTCAGGGTCTTTGCTTATCACCTCTTTTGCAAGCTCACTGTCCCGTTCAACAAGGCTTTTTATGGAATCCCTTATTGAGGCATCTACCAAAAGTCCCATCTTAAGAATCGTTTCCTTAAGACTGTTCAGTTCTTCGTCGAATATGCTCATTAGCCAAACCTCCCTGTTATATAGTCCTCTGTTAGTTTATTTGAAGGAGCCGTAAATATCTTATCGGTTTTTCCGAACTCTATAAGCTCTCCCAAGAGAAAAAACCCTGTCATATCTGAGACCCTTCCAGCCTGCTGCATATTATGAGTCACTATGATTATAGTATAATTCTTTTTCAAACCTTGCATTAGCTCCTCTATCTTTCCTGTTGACACAGGGTCAAGTGCAGAAGTAGGCTCATCCATTAATATGACCTTGGGCTCGACTGCCAGTGCCCTTGCTATGCAGAGCCTTTGCTGTTGCCCGCCTGAAAGAGATGCACCTGAGTCCCTGAGTTTGTCCTTAACCTCATCCCAGAGTACAGCGAGTCTCAGAAACCTCTCTACCTTCTCATCGAGGATAGACTTCTTAATTCGTCCTTCAAGGATAAGCCCTGCCACTACATTGTCATAAACAGTCATTGCAGGAAATGGATTCGGTTTCTGAAATACCATACCTATGAGCCTTCTTATGAGCACAGGGTCGACATCCGGGTCATAGATGTTTTTGCCTTCGAATATAACCTTTCCACTGCATCTTCCGCCTATGACCTCTTCATGAAGCCTGTTAAGGCACCTTACGAATGTCGACTTTCCACATCCTGATGGACCTATGATTGCAGTAATCTCATGCTCCATGACAGTCATAGTAATGTCCTTAAGTGCCTGATTTTTTCCAAACCATGCACTAAGGCTTTCTATGACGAACTCAGCGTCTTTTGCTGGCATAGCTCCTCGCTGTAACAGACGCTATAAGGACAATCCCTACAAGGACTAATGCAGATGCCCATGCCTTTTGATGCCAGTCCTCATAGGGTGAGACTGCATAGACATAAAGCTGAACCGGAAGGCTTGCCATAGGCTCATGGGGATAAAGATTCATGTATGAGTTTCCGAGCGCTGTAAAAAGAAGTGGTGCTGCCTCTCCGCCTGCCCTTGCAACAGCAAGTATAATACCTGTCAGTATCCCTGATTTTGCCGTGCTTAAGACTACCTTGACGATAGTCTTCCACTTAGGAATCCCCAATGCTAAGGATGCCTCTCTCAGGTCTCTTGGAACCATCTTCAGAAGCTCCTCAGTAGACTTTACGATAATAGGAAGCATAAGGATGCTCAATGCAAATGAGCCTGCCAGTGCAGAGAACTTTCTCATCGGTATTACGATGACTGTGTAAGCAAATATGCCTGCAACAATGGCTGGAAGCCCAGCAAGGGTCTCGGTAAGAAATCTCACTAAAGAGGCAAAGGCACCTCTTCCAAACTCAGAAAGATATACACCAATGAGAATCCCTATTGGTATTGAAAACAAAGACGCAAAACCTATGAGATAGAGGCTTCCTATCAGGGCATTTGACATTCCACCTCCAGAAACACCAACCGGGGTTGGAAGCCTGAGGAAGAAATCGAGGTTTATTCCCCTAACACCTTTGTAGAACACATAACCGAGTATCAGAAAAAGCAAAGAGATGCCGATTACTGCCGATACATAAGAGGATATAAACATCACATCCTGCGTGAGCTTTCTTTTCCTATATCTAAGATTGCTCATATCCTTACGCCTTCGAATCTTTTCATCCTCGTGAGTAAAAACCTTGCAATGGCATTAAGTAAAAAGGTAATAAAAAAAAGTATAAGCCCAAGCTCCACTAATGAGGATATATGAAGTGGCTCTACTGCCTCTACGAACTCATTTGCGATTACGCTTGAGATAGTATAGGCAGGGTCAAAAAGGGAAACAGAGAGCTTAGGTGTGTTGCCTATGACCATTGCTATTGCCATGGTCTCGCCCAATGCCCTTCCATAGCCTAAAAGCGTAGCGCCCACTATGCCCACCCTTCCGTAAGGAAGCATTACTTTCCATATGACCTCCCATCGGGTCATGCCCAGTGCCATGCCTGCCTCTTTCTGATGTCCTGGCACAGAAGAAAGCACCTCCCTCGAGATGGAAGATATGGTTGGGATTATCATAATCGAGATTATGACACTTCCTGTAAGCATGCCAACGCCTAAAGGATAACCCTTAAAAAAAGGAAGAAAACCTAAGTGCCTCCCTAAAAATGGCTCTATATGTAGTTGCATAATTGGCGCAAGCACGAATAAGCCCCATAAGCCGTAGATAACAGAAGGTATCGCAGAAAGAAGCTCTATTGCCAAAGACACAGGCTTTCTCACCCACAAAGGTGAAAGCTCGGATAAGAATACTGCAATCCCTATGCTTATTGGGAGGGCAATTAAAAGTGCAAGCGTTGCCGAGACAAATG from Nitrospirota bacterium includes the following:
- the pstA gene encoding phosphate ABC transporter permease PstA → MSNLRYRKRKLTQDVMFISSYVSAVIGISLLFLILGYVFYKGVRGINLDFFLRLPTPVGVSGGGMSNALIGSLYLIGFASLFSIPIGILIGVYLSEFGRGAFASLVRFLTETLAGLPAIVAGIFAYTVIVIPMRKFSALAGSFALSILMLPIIVKSTEELLKMVPRDLREASLALGIPKWKTIVKVVLSTAKSGILTGIILAVARAGGEAAPLLFTALGNSYMNLYPHEPMASLPVQLYVYAVSPYEDWHQKAWASALVLVGIVLIASVTARSYASKRR
- the phoU gene encoding phosphate signaling complex protein PhoU — translated: MSIFDEELNSLKETILKMGLLVDASIRDSIKSLVERDSELAKEVISKDPEINSLDVEIDEEGTRLIALRQPKAGDLRFLITAMKITTDLERIGDLAEDICERAIELNEEPILKPYIDIPRMAEISRGMLIDVLDAFVRKDPQIAYDVIGRDDEVDSLTVQIFNELLFFMIQDPRAVSRAVKITYISKYLERIADHATNIAEMVVYMVEGKIIRHTQK
- the pstC gene encoding phosphate ABC transporter permease subunit PstC, which codes for MSRKIEDNLFKWLTTLLALAIVLLSTGILLMLTHSSGLSFKEFGLGFLGSSEWDPVRKVFGALPFVWGTFVSATLALLIALPISIGIAVFLSELSPLWVRKPVSLAIELLSAIPSVIYGLWGLFVLAPIMQLHIEPFLGRHLGFLPFFKGYPLGVGMLTGSVIISIMIIPTISSISREVLSSVPGHQKEAGMALGMTRWEVIWKVMLPYGRVGIVGATLLGYGRALGETMAIAMVIGNTPKLSVSLFDPAYTISSVIANEFVEAVEPLHISSLVELGLILFFITFLLNAIARFLLTRMKRFEGVRI
- the pstB gene encoding phosphate ABC transporter ATP-binding protein gives rise to the protein MPAKDAEFVIESLSAWFGKNQALKDITMTVMEHEITAIIGPSGCGKSTFVRCLNRLHEEVIGGRCSGKVIFEGKNIYDPDVDPVLIRRLIGMVFQKPNPFPAMTVYDNVVAGLILEGRIKKSILDEKVERFLRLAVLWDEVKDKLRDSGASLSGGQQQRLCIARALAVEPKVILMDEPTSALDPVSTGKIEELMQGLKKNYTIIIVTHNMQQAGRVSDMTGFFLLGELIEFGKTDKIFTAPSNKLTEDYITGRFG